From Methanooceanicella nereidis:
ATCGAGTGCATGATGCCCGGATTCGCCACCAAGGGAACCCAGGAACTGGAGATCGACGGCAAAAAGTACGCGTTCAACGTACTCACCGGCGACCGCGCAGAAGGCGGCAAAGGCACACTATACGTGATTGCATAAAACTATCGAAATTAAAAAAATTGAACATCTCTATATGGGATGTTCAACCCTTTTATTTTAAAGAATTTAGAACAATACATCCTATCTGTAGATTTACTAAATTCAGGATAATTAAAAAGTATCTACTTTTTCAGCGGAAGCAGTATAAGTGTTTTCAGATCTTCCAGGCTAACTTCCATAGGACTGTTGTAGTACATCTCGTAGCTGATACCGGTAGGCACTTGCCCTTTTTCGTTCACCAGTCTCATGAGAGCTTCATAGGCTGGCCGCATCTCACTGTACGGGCCTGTGTACATACATGTTGCGACCTTGCCTCCCGGGATCTCTCCAGGCTGGATGTCACCCCTTCCAGGCAGCTTCTTCGATACGGGGAAGCCGATCTCAACGTCCAGGTCAGACATTTCCAGATTAAAATATGCTACATATAATACACTTTCTGGCTGTTCACCGATCTCGCCCAGGTATTGGATTATAGCATGGGCGCTCTGGCCTATGACTTCTGGAAGTTTCTCCAGCGACGCCCGGGTGCGGATAGACATGGTCGGCTGTGCAGGCTGCTCTTTTATCTCACAATTGTATGATGACATGATAATGAACACTCTTTTATATGCATTAACGAATATTGATTTCTTAAAGGCATATATTATATGAGCAGTGAGGATTTTAAATCTTTGTAAAGTGCTTTATGAAAATATTTTTCTAACAGAGAGTAGAAGTCATTCTTTTATATGATCTATTAATTTTCTAATAATAATGTTAAAATATTCAAGCCGCCGGGGTATTTGAACCATCTGTCTGCTGTTATGGATCAGCCGCTTTGCCGGGCTAAGCCACGGCGACATACAGCGGATATTACTTCGCGTTTGTTGCCAGTATTTTTCGTGTGTATCCCAATTTTTGTATATTGGGGAAAATAAGAATATAACGGACCGGCTCTTAAAATATCGCGGCTAAAACCTATAATAAGTGATCGGAGCTTGTAAATAAGTGAGATGTAAATAGGTGTTAATTTTTGAAACTGTAAAAAAGTTATTAAACCGTTAATTTATGACGCCGATGATACCTATTTATCGGAACTTATATGTTATTAGTTAATAGCTTAAAAATATGCCGGTAGCATGCTTATTTTCCTGAAACAACAAGTTTATATGGCTTAAGCGCCCATATGTTAATTGCTAACATACTGTGATAGCAGTCGAATGCGGTAAAGCAGAAGAACATGCTAAAAACAGTGAAATGTAGAGGTGTTCGGTAAAGCATTACACGAAGATCGCAGTAAAGCTATAGAACACAGAACAACCGGTTGGATTCTGGCATCGCTGAAGAACGCTAAATGCAACAACAAAGAAGGTGTTAACCCTATATACACACCATTTAGTTTGTTGGATGCAGAATAGCATCTGCATGTGGTAATGGAAATAGAATACGGGCCTGCGGTGAGCCTTATATCGCCGCACTTTCTATCTAATGGCTTTTTTATTTTGTGTTTTCTATCGCCAAAGCCGGATGCTATGACTATTGTCGACGAGATAGGTTATAGAAAACCGATGGATATAAAAATATAGCTTTATCATAAGTAGCCGATAACATCACGCCTGCGGTCAGGAAGCATATTCAGGTCTAAATGCCTGCAATCGTCATCAGGAACGGAAACGATGCCCGGACTTTGCTTTTTCGGTCTTGAAATTTAACGAATGCAAGCGTTACCAGCCCGATCATCCCCATGTGGGCTTGGTATTATAGAAGGTCAGGTTCCGGGAGACCATGCTAAGGGTACCGGGCCTGCATTCATTTTCTCATGACACTAACAGATCTTTGTGGGAAACAAGAGTTGTCAAATAATTGTAGGATCCCGTTTAAGTCTCTGCCAGAGTATATACCCGCATACGCCAATATTTATAAGAATAAAATGGAGCCTAACGTTTTGACATACATTTCAATTGTGCCTTATAATCGTGAATTATTGATAATTAAAGACATGGACGTATTCACAACCTTTTTTTGCTATGCGAAAAGACAAAAGAAAGGGCCGGTGCAACCCGATAAATTGATACCGGCAACCGTTGAAAAACCCGGCAATGACGCATCACTCTTCGAACATGACGAGGTTGTCGAAGACGATGATATACTGCCGATCACAAACATAGGCTTCCGTTATTAATGACATACAGGTAATATAGAAGCCAGATCATTATCCGGGGTAAAAAATAGGTATACGAAGAATATTCTTTTCTTCGTATCACATCAGAACAGATAACATATACGCTATTTTATAGGTAAATATATTATAGGTGCTAATACCTGGGTTTCCTCGCTACCCTATGCTTCGGGAAGCAATCGTTACAATATACAGGCTTGCTGCCGTTAGGTCTGAAAGGTACCTGACATTCATTACCGCAATCTGAACAAGTCGCTTTATGCATTTCTCTCGGGCCGATGCTACGGCCTAAAAAATTTCCGCTCATTTAACACACTCATGCAGAGGATTTCTCTGCAATATTATAATGTGAATATAATATATATACCCGGTATATGTAAGATCGGCTATAAATAGCTAATAAAAAGTCTAATAGACGGTTATTAAAAGCTCTTATATACAGTCTTCTGATGCCGTGTTTTTATTGAGCCCGGCTTCAGTTACCTGCGCTTTTCGAACAATTGTTCACATTTCGGACACTTGTACTGGGCATACCTTGTCGAGCTACCGCCCTTACGCTGGCCCACATTCACATATGTTATAAAGATGCTTTCTACATCGCAATCTGGACACTTCAATTTATCACCTCGCTTGTTACAAAATACTCTACGATAATAAGTAACCTTGCATTGTGATTATTAAAAATTGCTACAAAAATAATATGATAGTGGTCTATTAAGCTGCATAATAGCTTGAGCTTAATTGATTTCTTGCAAATCGCGGTTATGTCCAATGTATCGAAATGATAATAGAGCTTCCACAAATAAACATTATATCTTATTTAAAATTAAAAAGAGCCGACGGCGTGATTCGAACCCTTTCCTGCTTATCATGAAAAGAGCAGCAGTGAAGCGTTTTCATAAAATTAGCGACGAAGGTCTTTTTATTCTTTCCCAACGTTACAGAGGGAGATATCAACTGTCACTTAATCTTATATATTTGAAGGTGAAGACTTGAATTAGTGGTTGGCCTATGGCTAAGAAACAGTACGATGACTATTCCGTTAAGTATGCGCTAGCCGCCCCCTGCGGTATGTATTGCGGCTTTTGCAGGGATTACCTGGCCCGTGAAAAAGGCCTGAAAAAAGGCTGCGAAGGATGCAGGATAAGAAATAAGAATTGCGCGTTCATTAAAAAGGATTGTCCGCCGCTACGGAATGGCACGATAAAGTTTTGCTACGAATGTGAATCATTCCCGTGCGATAATCTAAAAAGGCTCGATAGCAACTATACTAAAAAATGCGGATATAGCATGATAAAAAGCCTTGAGAGGATAAGGAGCGTCGGAGTGGATACGTGGCTCGGAGAGCAATGGGACGCAAGGACGTGCCCGGCCTGCGGCGGTCGTATATGCATACATGACGCTAAGTGCTTTGATTGCGGGGCACCGCTCAAAAAATGATCGCCGGCTGCATTTCACTGTAGGGGCCTGTATACATACCCGTTGCGACATTGCATCCATGGTCCTCCCCGGCTGAATGT
This genomic window contains:
- a CDS encoding GyrI-like domain-containing protein; the encoded protein is MSSYNCEIKEQPAQPTMSIRTRASLEKLPEVIGQSAHAIIQYLGEIGEQPESVLYVAYFNLEMSDLDVEIGFPVSKKLPGRGDIQPGEIPGGKVATCMYTGPYSEMRPAYEALMRLVNEKGQVPTGISYEMYYNSPMEVSLEDLKTLILLPLKK
- a CDS encoding CxxC-x17-CxxC domain-containing protein, with protein sequence MSGNFLGRSIGPREMHKATCSDCGNECQVPFRPNGSKPVYCNDCFPKHRVARKPRY
- a CDS encoding DUF3795 domain-containing protein, with the translated sequence MAKKQYDDYSVKYALAAPCGMYCGFCRDYLAREKGLKKGCEGCRIRNKNCAFIKKDCPPLRNGTIKFCYECESFPCDNLKRLDSNYTKKCGYSMIKSLERIRSVGVDTWLGEQWDARTCPACGGRICIHDAKCFDCGAPLKK